The Chitinophaga sp. Cy-1792 genome contains the following window.
TGTAGCGGTGCAAACAGGCCTGCACCGGGATTATTTCCTGCCGGAAAATCCTGCTGAGGGCGAAGAAGCCCATGCGGCGCCTCCTTCCACAGCTACCACCATCCTGAGTTTGCTGGCCTTGCTGCTGGCATTGGGGGTAGTGGTGCTGATGTCTAAAAAATTATCGCCTACCATCGAGCATATCGTGCTGGACCTGGGCGCGCCTAAAAGCCTCGTGGGTATTATTATTGCGGCGGTCATCCTTTTGCCGGAAGGAACGGCTGCTATCCGCAATGCCTACCGCAACCGGCTGCAAACGAGTCTGAACCTGGCGCTGGGCTCCGCCCTGGCAAGTATAGGACTCACCATTCCTGCTGTAGCCATCGTATGTTATATCGCCGGTTTCAGGGTAACCATGGGCATCGATGGCAAATCCACGCTGCTGCTGTTACTCAGCCTTTTCACACTCAATATTTCCTTCGGCGCCGGTCGTACCAATATCTTACAGGGCATTGTACAACTGGTCATCCTGGCCACTTATCTCTTTATTACCATCGTACCATAACAGCATAAAAAAGGGCGACCAAAAGGTATTTTATAGCGGGTGCTCTGCTGGCTATAAAATACTCCTGGTCTGCCCAAAATCCGAATGGCGATAAAACAGATTAGTTAGCTGACATTTGTTTGTACAATGTGCTGTCAATTACACATTTATCTTTCCCTAATGAATAATACCTGATAGAAAATTTAATCGGAAGGCATTCAGTAGTTTGTATTTTATTGGAATCTATATTGTTTACGGCTATATGAAAAATATTGCCATCTCTGAAGATAGTAGGAAGATGTCCTGCACCAATAGCATTGTTAATCAGTTCACCTTTTTCATTTCTCCACTGTGTCAGATATGGTCTGAGACCTGCAACCCCGCTACTATCCATTAACTGTATAACATCTTCGCAACCATTTCCTATATATTTTACAGGAACACAGAAATTTGCGGGAGGACAAATTATTATCTCAGGCCCTTTTGCATTTTTTTTGCAGGAGAAAAACAGGCCGGCAGCCAGCACCAGCAGTACAGTCGAGGTTTTCAGCAATTTCATTTGTACGTAGATTTTGGTGATACTATGTTATTTAGTCAGATAATAGCTCTCTACAGTTACCCATCATCCCTTCTTAAACGAAGTATAATCACCAGTAGTTACAGCTAAACGGTATTTTTTATTTAGCTAGATGTTTTTGCGGTTGTTTTATGCTGATATTCAATTATTTACTGCTACTTAATCTCGATTTCACTTCGTCCTTTTTTGCCCTGGAAACCGGCACCTGTGTTCCATCCTGCAAAAGCAGGTAACCGCCGGATTCCTTTACCAGACTGCGTACATACTTCCTGTTTACCAGGTGCGACTGATGTGGTCTGAGAAAGCCATAGGGCAGGAGCAGCCCTTCATATTCCTGTATGGAACTGGCTACCGTAATTTTTTCTCCGTTGCTCAGGAAGAAGTGCGTATAGCTGTTGCTGCTCTCACAACGGATAATTTCACCAGTGTTCACAAAGCGGGTTTCTTTCAGAGAGGGCAGGGCTATACGGAAATCATCCTTTGGAAGCCCCTGCTGTAGCAAGTCTACCAGCAACCTTAATTGTTGCTGCTGGTTTTTGTTATGAAGATTATCACTTACTTTTTTTACGGCCATGATCAGCTCCTCCGGATCTACAGGCTTGAGCAGGTAGTCCATGGCGGCAAACTTCACTGCCTGCACGCCATATTGGTTGAAGGCCGTCACAAAAATGAGGGCAAAGTCCTTGCTTTGTAATTGCTGCAGCATTTCGAGGCCATTGGTTTCCGGCATATGGATGTCAAGAAACACGAGGTCCGGCTGATGCCTGTTGATGAGTGCAATGCCACCGGCAGCGCTGTCGGCGCTACCGGTGATGTTTACACCCGGACAATACTTCTCCAGCATCCTTTGCAGATTCAGGATATTATTCGCTTCATCATCTATAATAACTGCATTTATCATTTATCTATCCAGTTTTTAAGCAACAGCAAACACCTGGTGCCATTGTTGTCTGATTGAATATCCAACTGTATTTTCAGGGGTTTGTAAACCCTGTTAAACAGTGCGATGCGGTTGCGGGTAAGTTGTATGCCATGCCCGCCGGTAGCCTGGCTGGTATTATATCCTGCGCCATTATCGGTGATGGATATACGCAGATCTTTACCATCCTGCTGAAAATTGATCGACAGTAATGCCGCTTCCTTACGCCCGGCCAGCCCATGCTTGATGGCATTTTCGATCAGCGGTTGTGCGAGTAGCGGCGGTATCTCCAGGTTATTTACATGAATGGAGGGATCTACCTCAAACGTATACACGAAACCAAACCGTAGCACTTCAAGGTCTATATAATTTTTCAGATTTCTTAGTTCTTCCGATAAAGGTATCAGCTCATTCCTGCTGGTGGAAATCGTACTTCTGAGCAATCGGGAAAAATCTGCAAAATACCTGTTGGCCTGATCGATCTGGTGGTTGTTCATTAAGCCCTGTATACTACTCAGTGCATTGAAGAGAAAATGTGGGTTCATCTGTGCCCGGATAGCCTGCATTTCCAAAGATTTCATCCGGTGTTTACGCCGTGCATTTTTCAGCAACAGGTATAGAATGACGGCAATCAGCATCATAACGAAAATAACAATGATCAACGGTTGCTGGTACCAGGCGGGCCCGGTGCTGAAGGAATAGGTACTCACTTTTACTCCCTGTCGGGCATAACGTACTTCCACCCTGTAATTGCTGTTGGGCTGCAGGTGATCAAGTGTCAGGTGATAGCCACAGGGTTTCCAGTTTAAATTAAACCTGTTATTTCTCACCAGCCGGTATTCCAAAGGAATGATCGTTCCGCTGGAATCCCTGTCTGTGCGGTAAAAGAAGTTGATGGTGCTTTCCGGGATATTAAAATTTGTATAGGTAGCTCCTTCACCCGGAAGATTATTATAATCTTCTTCAGGCCTAAGCAGGGTTTTTGCAGAAGCCGGTCCTCTTTCCACAGCCATTA
Protein-coding sequences here:
- a CDS encoding LytTR family DNA-binding domain-containing protein, with the translated sequence MINAVIIDDEANNILNLQRMLEKYCPGVNITGSADSAAGGIALINRHQPDLVFLDIHMPETNGLEMLQQLQSKDFALIFVTAFNQYGVQAVKFAAMDYLLKPVDPEELIMAVKKVSDNLHNKNQQQQLRLLVDLLQQGLPKDDFRIALPSLKETRFVNTGEIIRCESSNSYTHFFLSNGEKITVASSIQEYEGLLLPYGFLRPHQSHLVNRKYVRSLVKESGGYLLLQDGTQVPVSRAKKDEVKSRLSSSK
- a CDS encoding sensor histidine kinase; the protein is MKKIVLFFILIINTCIAAAQTVPDHMSTLGFQNNSLYIAITSNYIGTQHGSQPVPGNLPAHVDYVEMIGPDLTIGAVQICNTSLKSGGPHMVSYPPMYLNDVMVKVSRNQDTTAPLVPLLQLFSYADGRLVTDMTIACATMGHLSYHRHLEQDDVITIEFYNKQVLFLVFHVHRAMINLQPFLMAVERGPASAKTLLRPEEDYNNLPGEGATYTNFNIPESTINFFYRTDRDSSGTIIPLEYRLVRNNRFNLNWKPCGYHLTLDHLQPNSNYRVEVRYARQGVKVSTYSFSTGPAWYQQPLIIVIFVMMLIAVILYLLLKNARRKHRMKSLEMQAIRAQMNPHFLFNALSSIQGLMNNHQIDQANRYFADFSRLLRSTISTSRNELIPLSEELRNLKNYIDLEVLRFGFVYTFEVDPSIHVNNLEIPPLLAQPLIENAIKHGLAGRKEAALLSINFQQDGKDLRISITDNGAGYNTSQATGGHGIQLTRNRIALFNRVYKPLKIQLDIQSDNNGTRCLLLLKNWIDK